Proteins encoded together in one Penaeus vannamei isolate JL-2024 chromosome 9, ASM4276789v1, whole genome shotgun sequence window:
- the LOC113823404 gene encoding uncharacterized protein has translation MSSGTHSSGGSSSAGPHLVPVGMALTPKVLLKRHKLPVAAHLHMPAPPPGLDLSRPLMLYKTYNSTKVRGVSLRPGRDGALAPVGPAIVIPDSYTGWFAIVTSEGHTAPFFSSVEQVATSKVSFFLTRYDVPAYTNLKDAEGRMTYQKTVVQSGHVLKLMGIFEDLNARRTNSTGRGRDASSVFNCDKYAQCLNYRNEVVFLPFSASGRFYTTAHKTSKNPNHVYLMAHILKNHKLPLTVRLVCGYMPRVPCNFTGVLRLEQAQKEAVILACTMTDEAQATLFEIDVASNFVLTPVKDPLFPKSPIFLKTVSYCEDEAEPWRRQIKVTHHVTEKRSRSLTRSLSDKFVEPMASVRPLSLSFLSVDNDKKKGRSRDRSRDSRQSEPGRDKSREQRFREFRSREKSVEKTKFKYHDYSNSFSGFPIAEHSLEAKKKSSDHRKISKQNTYVLQNGRGGSKHPERRAESDLGGYKSSSINNSINSNRSVENLEYSRVADDISPIPETEEDVSESHYAEICDYGQRGRRQAFARGHPPLSLPNLSFTLEEENHVPSDASGRLSATFSDRESRSRKFSSASGDYKENIPPSESGVSSIHVSAADGSRGETGSVKGGRDRLEKDKANEVYIIRVVVKDQEDDKLSTISRNSKGGYYMKLKGFEVPQEEIGKTVLGDEVNGYDSMC, from the exons ATGTCCTCCGGCACGCACTCCTCGGGGGGGTCCTCCTCGGCGGGGCCCCACCTCGTCCCCGTCGGCATGGCGCTCACGCCCAAGGTGCTCCTCAAGCGACACAAGCTGCCCGTCGCCGCCCACCTGCACATGCCCGCCCCGCCCCCTGGCCTCGACCTCTCACGCCCTCTCATGCTCTACAAGACCTACAACTCCACCAAG GTCCGCGGCGTGTCCCTCCGCCCGGGTCGCGACGGCGCCCTCGCCCCCGTCGGCCCCGCCATCGTCATCCCCGACTCGTACACAG GCTGGTTCGCCATCGTGACGAGCGAGGGCCACACGGCGCCCTTCTTCTCGTCGGTGGAGCAGGTCGCCACCAGCAaggtctccttcttcctcaccagATACGACGTGCCCGCCTACACCAACCTCAAGGATG CCGAGGGTCGCATGACGTACCAGAAGACGGTGGTGCAGAGCGGGCATGTGCTCAAGCTGATGGGCATCTTCGAGGACCTCAACGCCCGCAGGACCAACAGCACGGGGCGCGGGCGCGACGCCTCCAGCGTCTTCAACTGTGATAAATACGCCCAGTGTCTCAACTATAGGAATGAG GTGGTGTTCCTCCCGTTCTCGGCGTCGGGACGCTTCTACACGACGGCGCACAAGACGAGCAAGAACCCCAACCACGTGTACCTGATGGCGCACATCCTCAAGAACCACAAGCTGCCCCTCACCGTCAGGCTCGTGTGCGGATACATGCCCCGCGTCCCCTGCAACTTCACCG GAGTGCTGCGTCTGGAGCAGGCGCAGAAGGAGGCGGTGATTCTGGCGTGCACGATGACCGACGAGGCTCAGGCGACCCTGTTCGAGATCGACGTGGCGTCCAACTTCGTCCTGACGCCCGTGAAGGACCCGCTGTTCCCCAAGTCGCCCATCTTCCTCAAGACCGTCTCGTACTGCGAGGACGAGGCTGAGCCCTGGCGGCGGCAGATCAAG GTGACTCACCATGTGACCGAGAAGAGGTCAAGGTCATTGACCCGATCACTGAGTGACAAATTCGTGGAGCCGATGGCCAGCGTGCGGCCGCTGAGCCTGTCGTTCCTGTCGGTGGACAACGACAAGAAGAAGGGCCGCAGCCGCGACCGGTCGCGGGACAGCCGGCAGAGCGAGCCCGGCCGCGACAAGAGCCGAGAGCAGCGGTTCCGGGAGTTCCGCAGCCGCGAGAAGAGCGTCGAGAAGACCAAGTTCAAGTACCACGACTACAGCAACAGCTTCAGCGGCTTCCCGATCGCCGAGCACAGTCTGGAGGCCAAGAAGAAGAGCTCGGACCACCGCAAGATCTCCAAGCAGAACACGTACGTGCTGCAGAACGGGCGCGGCGGGTCCAAGCACCCCGAGCGGCGGGCCGAGAGCGACCTCGGCGGCTACAAgagcagcagcatcaacaacagcatcaacagcaACAGGTCGGTGGAGAACCTGGAGTACTCTCGCGTGGCCGACGACATCAGCCCCATCCCCGAGACGGAGGAGGACGTCTCCGAGAGCCACTACGCCGAGATCTGCGACTACGGGCAGCGGGGCCGCAGGCAGGCCTTCGCCAGAGGCCATCCTCCGCTCAGCCTCCCCAACCTCAGCTTCACGCTCGAGGAGGAGAACCACGTCCCGAGTGACGCCTCGGGCAGGCTGAGCGCGACGTTCAGCGACAGGGAGTCTAGGAGCAGGAAGTTCTCGAGCGCGAGCGGCGACTACAAGGAGAACATCCCGCCGAGCGAGAGCGGCGTCTCCAGCATCCACGTCAGCGCCGCCGACGGCAGCCGCGGCGAGACAGGCTCGGTCAAGGGCGGCCGCGACAGGCTCGAGAAGGACAAGGCCAACGAGGTGTACATCATCCGCGTGGTCGTGAAGGACCAGGAGGACGACAAGCTCTCGACCATCTCCAGAAACAGCAAAGGAGGATACTACATGAAGCTGAAGGGCTTCGAGGTCCCGCAGGAGGAGATCGGGAAGACGGTCCTCGGCGACGAAGTCAACGGATACGACTCCATGTGCTGA